The Paenibacillus tianjinensis genome has a window encoding:
- a CDS encoding glutamate-1-semialdehyde 2,1-aminomutase has protein sequence MNRSTSAQLYEEALQHIVGGVNSPSRSFKAVGGGAPVFMKRAGGSRFWDEDGNEYIDYLAAYGPIITGHAHPHITAAITEAAQNGLLYGTPTQLEIKLAKMLKEAIPSMDKVRFVNSGTEAVMTTIRVARAYTKRSKIVKFAGCYHGHSDLVLVAAGSGPSTLGIPDSAGVPGSIAQEVITVPFNDLDSLRAALEKWGEDVAAVMVEPIVGNFGMVMPKPGFLEGLCKLAHDNGSLVIYDEVITAFRFHYGSTQTYAGLDNHEDITPDLTALGKIIGGGLPIGAYGGRKHVMEQVAPLGPAYQAGTMAGNPASISAGIACLEVLQGAGVYEEMERLAIRLTEGLQASADRHGIPLTINRIRGAFSTHFCAHPITNYEEAQDTDGEMFASFFRHMLDRGINLAPSKYEAWFMTTAHTDADIDATLEAAEASYQAMAAEK, from the coding sequence ATGAACCGCAGCACATCAGCACAATTATACGAGGAAGCTCTTCAGCATATCGTCGGGGGCGTCAACAGCCCCTCCCGTTCCTTCAAAGCCGTTGGCGGAGGTGCCCCGGTATTCATGAAACGTGCCGGAGGCTCCCGCTTCTGGGATGAGGACGGCAACGAATACATCGATTACCTCGCAGCATACGGCCCGATCATTACCGGCCATGCTCATCCGCATATCACAGCGGCAATTACGGAAGCTGCGCAGAACGGCCTCCTCTACGGAACACCTACCCAGCTTGAAATCAAGCTGGCTAAGATGCTCAAGGAAGCCATCCCTTCGATGGATAAAGTACGCTTCGTCAACTCCGGTACGGAAGCCGTTATGACCACAATCCGTGTAGCCCGCGCTTATACGAAGCGCAGCAAAATTGTTAAGTTCGCCGGCTGCTATCACGGACATTCCGACCTGGTACTGGTAGCCGCAGGGTCCGGCCCTTCCACACTCGGCATCCCGGACAGCGCCGGTGTACCGGGCAGCATCGCCCAGGAGGTCATTACGGTTCCGTTCAACGATCTGGACAGCCTCCGTGCGGCACTGGAGAAGTGGGGCGAGGATGTTGCCGCAGTTATGGTCGAGCCGATCGTTGGCAATTTCGGCATGGTTATGCCTAAACCGGGCTTTCTCGAAGGACTGTGCAAGCTGGCGCACGACAACGGCTCCCTCGTCATTTACGACGAGGTGATCACCGCTTTCCGCTTCCACTACGGCTCTACCCAGACCTATGCGGGTCTTGATAATCATGAAGACATCACCCCGGACCTGACTGCGCTTGGCAAAATCATCGGCGGCGGATTGCCGATTGGCGCTTACGGCGGCCGAAAGCATGTGATGGAGCAGGTCGCTCCGCTGGGACCGGCTTATCAGGCCGGAACCATGGCCGGTAACCCGGCCTCCATCTCGGCCGGAATTGCCTGTCTTGAAGTGCTGCAGGGCGCAGGGGTGTACGAGGAAATGGAGCGGCTGGCGATCCGCCTGACCGAGGGCCTGCAGGCTTCCGCAGACCGTCACGGCATCCCGCTGACGATCAACCGGATCCGTGGCGCATTCTCCACCCACTTCTGTGCTCACCCGATTACGAACTATGAAGAGGCTCAGGATACAGACGGCGAAATGTTCGCCAGCTTCTTCCGCCATATGCTGGACCGCGGCATCAACCTTGCCCCTTCCAAATATGAGGCCTGGTTCATGACTACAGCCCATACCGATGCTGATATTGATGCTACACTGGAAGCGGCTGAGGCCTCCTATCAGGCCATGGCTGCTGAGAAGTAA
- a CDS encoding LCP family protein, which translates to MPPRKNRQTKAGKSKKKPLLWTLAIILLLVVGGTIFYFTSIYNQLDNLHKTGAASPFAAVPSPSAEAVQPPKWEGTEPVNILLMGVDARGVKKGEVPRSDTMLVASLDPVKKKFYVFSILRDTYVNIPGYDKERINTAITHGPNTAMQTVSDLLGIPIQYYVYTDFQGFIKLVDAVGGIDYEVEKDMVYKTIADGPEYDIDLKQGFQHLNGNMALQYVRFRHDATSDFTRTERQRGFLKAVADKVISTTSLIKLPSILSQVTPYIDTNLSVDDMWKLASVGYDSSMGGSEQIPPMELLTEEKTSGGASVIGISSEDELKQFVQDTMTAPVPTVSPEASPESSPSATSGN; encoded by the coding sequence GCCACCAAGAAAGAACCGGCAAACAAAAGCCGGCAAATCAAAGAAGAAACCGCTGCTCTGGACTCTGGCAATTATACTTCTCCTAGTTGTCGGCGGGACGATCTTCTACTTCACCTCTATCTACAACCAGCTGGACAATTTACACAAAACCGGTGCTGCTTCCCCTTTTGCAGCCGTCCCCTCTCCTTCAGCTGAAGCTGTTCAGCCTCCAAAATGGGAAGGTACCGAGCCCGTAAACATCCTCCTCATGGGTGTCGATGCCCGCGGAGTGAAGAAAGGCGAAGTCCCACGCTCGGATACGATGCTGGTTGCCTCCCTTGATCCGGTAAAGAAGAAATTCTATGTATTCTCCATTCTTCGCGATACCTACGTGAACATTCCCGGATATGACAAGGAGCGCATTAATACAGCGATCACCCACGGTCCCAATACGGCGATGCAGACAGTTAGCGACCTGCTCGGTATCCCGATTCAATACTATGTCTACACCGATTTCCAAGGCTTCATTAAGCTGGTGGATGCGGTCGGCGGGATTGATTATGAGGTCGAGAAGGACATGGTCTACAAGACCATAGCCGACGGGCCTGAATACGACATCGATCTCAAACAGGGCTTCCAGCATCTCAATGGCAATATGGCACTGCAATATGTGCGTTTCCGGCATGACGCTACCTCCGATTTCACCCGGACGGAACGCCAGCGCGGCTTCCTGAAAGCTGTAGCAGACAAGGTAATCAGTACCACTTCGCTTATCAAGCTGCCAAGTATTCTCTCACAGGTTACCCCGTATATCGATACGAACCTGTCCGTTGACGATATGTGGAAGCTGGCTAGCGTAGGTTATGACAGCTCGATGGGCGGCAGCGAACAGATTCCGCCAATGGAACTGCTGACTGAAGAAAAGACCAGCGGCGGCGCGTCTGTCATCGGCATCAGCAGCGAAGATGAGCTTAAGCAATTCGTACAGGATACCATGACCGCACCCGTGCCAACGGTATCCCCGGAAGCCTCTCCCGAGAGCAGTCCATCAGCCACAAGCGGAAATTAG